The following are encoded together in the Weissella soli genome:
- a CDS encoding MFS transporter, which produces MSNLKLKIGIVSMLALNLSSVVIGSAIVAISQSFPHTPISTIQLLSTLPGLGVLLSTLVAGQLAMKFSKKYLVLLGVALVTIAGMLPAVWHSSVIGLLACSVVLGVGLGFITTINPMLVSEYFKGEEQSSILGMGNGVTSLVGMVLIAAGGALGATHWYNLYWVFGIGILVFLVVLICLPKDLPQTQTEENIGKTSTLSIIKAFNPSIMMIFVAVAIMGIAYTSYLSNLSIVVNSKGLGGTSLTGIVSSIGTIGGIIAGFGFKFIRKMSKPNTLAFGFICLLVALFLGEFATNAFMLIIAGLLSNISMVTITSTAPFLAAMISEPYQIPMVMSIYSFINGLASALAPKIISLLGISAGGHSFIFAGGLCGIMAATLLISQFGKKAEGGQLVSK; this is translated from the coding sequence ATGTCTAATTTAAAATTAAAAATTGGTATCGTCAGTATGCTGGCACTAAACTTATCTAGTGTAGTCATTGGATCAGCGATTGTGGCGATCTCGCAGTCTTTCCCCCATACCCCGATTTCGACCATCCAGTTACTAAGCACATTACCTGGATTAGGTGTATTATTATCGACTTTGGTTGCGGGACAATTAGCGATGAAATTCTCCAAAAAATATCTGGTATTGTTAGGAGTAGCGTTGGTGACCATTGCAGGGATGTTACCAGCTGTATGGCATAGTTCAGTTATTGGACTTTTGGCATGTTCGGTGGTGCTGGGTGTTGGCCTTGGCTTTATTACAACAATTAATCCAATGTTAGTCTCGGAATACTTTAAAGGCGAGGAGCAATCTAGTATTCTTGGTATGGGAAACGGTGTGACTTCTTTGGTAGGTATGGTGCTGATTGCTGCGGGTGGTGCTTTAGGTGCGACACATTGGTATAACCTATATTGGGTATTTGGAATTGGAATTTTGGTTTTCTTAGTGGTGCTAATCTGTTTACCTAAAGATTTACCACAAACACAGACTGAAGAGAATATCGGTAAGACGTCTACCTTATCAATTATTAAGGCATTTAATCCTTCTATAATGATGATATTTGTCGCAGTTGCCATCATGGGAATCGCTTACACATCTTACCTTTCAAATTTATCGATCGTAGTCAATTCTAAAGGGCTTGGTGGTACGAGTCTTACCGGTATCGTCAGTTCAATTGGGACAATTGGCGGTATCATTGCTGGATTTGGCTTTAAATTCATTAGAAAAATGAGCAAGCCTAACACATTGGCTTTTGGGTTTATTTGTCTTTTAGTAGCGTTATTCTTAGGAGAATTTGCCACTAATGCCTTTATGTTAATCATCGCAGGTTTGCTGTCTAACATTAGTATGGTTACGATCACTTCAACAGCGCCGTTCTTGGCCGCGATGATTTCGGAACCTTATCAAATACCAATGGTCATGTCCATTTATAGCTTTATTAATGGGTTAGCATCAGCTTTAGCTCCAAAAATTATTAGTTTATTGGGCATCTCGGCTGGTGGTCATTCCTTTATATTTGCAGGTGGTTTGTGTGGCATAATGGCTGCTACTTTACTTATTAGTCAATTTGGTAAGAAAGCAGAGGGTGGTCAATTAGTATCAAAGTAA
- a CDS encoding GNAT family N-acetyltransferase yields the protein MELRSWQPANETIFIQLLSEESINTALQVTGNLHTLFTHYLATPSVAIRVDNTIVGGIFLDEDIDSQRLETTHVISYFLHPDWRHQGIMTVALLALLQTYHQTTITAEVDGNNAASIALLKRLAFTEVTQFTNIFGQTIRLFTKEIV from the coding sequence ATGGAATTACGGTCTTGGCAACCAGCCAATGAAACGATTTTTATCCAATTACTGAGCGAGGAAAGCATCAACACAGCCTTACAAGTCACTGGTAATTTACACACCCTCTTTACCCATTACTTAGCCACCCCATCTGTTGCCATTCGTGTGGACAACACCATTGTTGGTGGCATTTTTCTCGACGAAGATATCGATAGTCAAAGGCTTGAAACGACGCATGTCATCAGCTATTTCTTGCACCCTGATTGGCGACATCAAGGTATCATGACCGTTGCTTTGCTTGCCTTGCTACAGACCTACCACCAAACCACGATAACGGCTGAAGTTGATGGAAACAATGCTGCTTCAATCGCCCTCCTAAAACGCCTCGCATTTACCGAGGTGACGCAGTTTACAAATATTTTTGGACAAACCATACGGCTATTTACTAAAGAAATTGTTTAA
- a CDS encoding amino acid permease produces MSQESNGLRRTLKTRHLSMIALGGTIGTGLFLSSGATISQAGPLGALTAYAVMGAMVFFLMTSLGEMATHNPVSGSFSVYADKYVEPAFGFAMGWNYWFNWAITVAVEAATVGVVMQYWWPSIPGWIWAGAVLLLITLINLFSARAYGETEFWMALIKVIAVILFMIVGVLTILGIMGNQPDVANNLSADGHHGFIGGAAGILSVFMVAGFSFQGTEMVGITAGESETPETSVPKAISQVFWRILLFYILAIFIIGAIINYKDPSLLKASESNVAVSPFTLVFKQAGFALAASVMNAVILTSVISSANSGVYASSRMLWSMAQKGMAPKIFGKTNTRTGIPVPALLLTVAVGLFSFLTSVLGPDIYYYLVAASGLTGFIAWIGIAVSHYRFRRAWIKQGHSVSELRYHAKWFPFGPILALILSFVVVIGQDTSSFAGSITHWNWEAIITTYMSVPLFLVLYFSYKIKNKSRVRKLEDIDLSSSHSDVE; encoded by the coding sequence ATGTCACAAGAATCAAATGGATTAAGGCGTACGTTGAAAACACGACACCTCTCAATGATTGCTTTAGGTGGAACGATTGGAACGGGGTTATTCTTGTCATCAGGAGCGACGATCTCGCAAGCCGGACCGTTGGGCGCGTTAACCGCTTATGCAGTCATGGGTGCGATGGTGTTCTTTCTTATGACCAGCTTGGGTGAAATGGCGACCCATAACCCAGTCTCTGGTTCGTTTTCAGTCTACGCAGACAAGTATGTTGAACCGGCGTTTGGCTTTGCTATGGGTTGGAATTATTGGTTTAACTGGGCCATCACGGTTGCGGTTGAAGCAGCGACCGTCGGCGTGGTCATGCAATATTGGTGGCCATCTATTCCTGGTTGGATTTGGGCCGGCGCAGTGTTGCTCTTGATTACCTTGATCAACCTGTTCTCAGCACGGGCCTATGGTGAAACAGAATTCTGGATGGCCTTGATTAAGGTGATTGCGGTCATTTTGTTCATGATTGTCGGTGTGCTAACCATCCTTGGGATCATGGGTAACCAACCAGATGTGGCCAACAACTTATCCGCAGATGGTCACCATGGTTTCATTGGTGGTGCGGCTGGTATTTTGTCAGTGTTTATGGTCGCTGGTTTTTCATTCCAAGGAACTGAAATGGTTGGGATTACTGCTGGTGAATCAGAAACACCAGAAACCTCAGTACCAAAGGCAATCTCACAAGTGTTCTGGCGAATCTTGTTGTTCTACATCTTAGCCATTTTTATCATTGGCGCAATTATTAACTATAAGGATCCATCATTATTAAAGGCTTCAGAATCAAATGTGGCCGTGTCACCATTTACGCTGGTGTTTAAGCAAGCAGGGTTTGCCCTGGCTGCCTCAGTAATGAACGCGGTCATCTTGACCTCAGTCATCTCGTCAGCTAACTCAGGCGTCTACGCTTCATCACGGATGTTGTGGTCAATGGCGCAAAAGGGGATGGCACCAAAAATTTTTGGTAAGACCAATACTCGTACCGGTATTCCTGTACCGGCCTTATTGTTGACAGTGGCCGTTGGTTTGTTCTCATTCCTGACAAGTGTTTTGGGACCAGACATCTACTACTACTTAGTCGCTGCTTCAGGGTTGACCGGATTTATTGCTTGGATTGGGATTGCGGTATCACATTATCGTTTCCGCCGGGCTTGGATCAAGCAAGGACATAGTGTTTCAGAATTACGTTACCATGCTAAGTGGTTCCCATTTGGACCAATTTTGGCTTTGATTTTGTCATTCGTCGTTGTGATCGGACAAGATACCAGCTCATTTGCCGGTTCAATCACGCATTGGAACTGGGAAGCGATTATTACGACCTACATGTCAGTACCATTATTCTTAGTGTTGTACTTTAGTTACAAAATCAAGAATAAGAGTCGGGTACGTAAGTTGGAAGATATCGATTTGTCATCTTCACACTCTGACGTTGAATAA
- the pyk gene encoding pyruvate kinase, with translation MKKTKIVSTLGPASSDVETIAKLIDAGANVMRFNFSHGDHEEHMGRMNAVHEAEKVTGKRVGILLDTKGAEIRTTVQSTGKIEFNIGDVVRISMDDSLEGTKEKIAVTYPGLYDDVKVGGHVLFDDGKLDMVITEKDDATKELVTEVQNHGLLGSRKGVNAPGVSINLPGITEKDADDIRFGLTQGINYIAASFVRKAEDVLEIRAILEETGNEHVQIIPKIESQEGIDNMDAILAVSDGLMVPRGDMGVEIPAENVPLVQKEMIRKMNAAGKPVITATDMLDSMQENPRPTRAEASDVANAVFDGTDATMLSGESANGDYPVEAVATMARIDEKAESALALNGRHVDNFDASDTTESVAAAVAEATKNIDIKAIVASTKSGYTAKLISKYRPNADILALTYDEKVEKGLMLYWGVQPVIAEAPADTDAMIAAAKNLAVEKGLAVKGDKIIVVAGVAEAAGSTNLMTIQTID, from the coding sequence ATGAAGAAGACCAAGATTGTTTCAACACTTGGACCTGCATCAAGCGATGTAGAGACGATTGCCAAGTTGATCGACGCCGGCGCCAACGTTATGCGTTTTAACTTCTCACACGGAGACCACGAAGAGCACATGGGTCGTATGAACGCTGTGCACGAAGCTGAAAAGGTTACTGGCAAGCGTGTCGGAATCTTGTTGGACACGAAGGGGGCTGAAATCCGTACTACTGTTCAATCAACTGGTAAGATCGAATTTAACATTGGTGATGTTGTTCGCATCTCAATGGATGATTCTTTGGAAGGTACCAAAGAAAAGATTGCGGTGACTTACCCAGGATTGTACGACGACGTGAAGGTCGGCGGTCATGTTTTGTTTGACGACGGTAAGTTGGACATGGTCATCACTGAAAAGGATGACGCAACCAAGGAATTAGTTACTGAAGTTCAAAACCACGGTTTGTTGGGATCACGTAAGGGTGTTAACGCCCCTGGTGTTTCAATTAACTTGCCAGGTATCACTGAAAAGGATGCGGATGACATTCGTTTTGGTTTGACGCAAGGTATTAACTACATCGCTGCTTCATTCGTTCGTAAAGCCGAAGACGTGTTGGAAATTCGTGCCATCTTGGAAGAGACTGGTAACGAACATGTTCAAATCATCCCTAAGATCGAATCTCAAGAAGGTATCGACAACATGGATGCAATCTTGGCTGTTTCTGATGGTTTGATGGTTCCTCGTGGTGACATGGGTGTTGAAATTCCAGCAGAAAATGTTCCTTTGGTTCAAAAGGAAATGATTCGCAAGATGAACGCGGCTGGTAAGCCAGTGATCACTGCGACTGACATGTTGGACTCAATGCAAGAAAACCCACGTCCTACACGTGCCGAAGCTTCCGACGTTGCTAATGCTGTCTTTGATGGTACTGATGCAACGATGTTGTCAGGTGAATCAGCTAATGGTGATTACCCTGTCGAAGCCGTTGCAACGATGGCCCGTATCGATGAAAAGGCTGAATCAGCCTTAGCTTTGAACGGCCGTCACGTTGATAACTTTGATGCGTCAGACACGACTGAATCAGTCGCTGCAGCCGTTGCCGAAGCAACTAAGAACATTGATATCAAGGCCATTGTGGCTTCAACTAAGTCTGGTTACACAGCTAAGTTGATCTCAAAGTACCGTCCAAATGCTGATATTTTGGCATTGACGTACGATGAGAAGGTTGAAAAGGGCTTGATGCTGTACTGGGGTGTGCAACCAGTTATCGCTGAAGCACCAGCTGACACTGATGCCATGATCGCAGCCGCCAAGAATTTGGCAGTTGAAAAGGGCTTGGCAGTCAAGGGTGATAAGATCATCGTGGTCGCTGGTGTTGCGGAAGCCGCTGGTTCAACTAACTTGATGACAATCCAAACAATCGACTAA
- a CDS encoding glycoside hydrolase family 1 protein yields MAYSKQIPTGFPTDFLWGGATSASQFEGGWNLDNKGLTQAEVTPKSEDRRMNIAEATLASIEAAVADTTDARYPKRRGVDFYHRYESDIALLAELGLKAFRLSIAWARIFPKGTESEPNEAGLAFYDKIFDTLNKYGIEPIVTLSHYEMPINLTIERNGWFDRKTIEDFTRYTEVVFQRYHDKVNYWMTFNEINAAQWGFHATGAVDFGLPENEQLSIRYQAIHHQFVASAIAVQQIHALDPDAKIGMMLARMQTYPLTPNPADVQAAQLADQLNLFFADVQVRGEYPEYMNRYFAAHDIVLDFAPEDEATLAAGKVDYMSFSYYTSSTTSVDTHDVTDANMAMAGVNPYLKASDWGWQMDPVGLRITLNELWDRYRKPLFIVENGLGAVDELTSDGQIHDDYRIDYLQQHIEQMKEAIIDGVDLMGYTMWSPIDLISFSTSEMSKRYGVIYVDQDDDGQGTLDRIKKDSFFWYQDVIKTNGENL; encoded by the coding sequence ATGGCTTATAGTAAACAAATTCCAACTGGATTTCCCACCGATTTTCTATGGGGTGGTGCCACCTCGGCGAGTCAATTTGAAGGTGGTTGGAATTTAGATAATAAAGGGCTGACACAAGCGGAAGTCACACCAAAATCTGAAGATCGACGGATGAATATTGCCGAAGCCACGTTGGCTTCAATTGAAGCAGCGGTGGCAGATACAACCGATGCCCGTTATCCAAAACGGCGTGGTGTTGATTTTTACCATCGCTATGAGTCAGATATTGCGCTACTAGCAGAGCTTGGCCTTAAAGCATTTCGTTTATCGATTGCCTGGGCGCGTATCTTTCCAAAGGGCACCGAAAGTGAACCCAATGAAGCGGGCTTAGCCTTCTACGATAAGATTTTTGATACGCTAAATAAGTATGGTATCGAGCCGATCGTGACGTTATCACACTATGAAATGCCGATTAACTTAACGATTGAACGTAATGGTTGGTTCGATCGGAAAACAATCGAGGACTTCACACGCTACACTGAAGTTGTCTTCCAAAGGTATCATGACAAGGTCAACTATTGGATGACCTTTAATGAAATTAACGCTGCCCAATGGGGCTTCCATGCTACGGGTGCGGTTGATTTTGGCCTACCTGAAAATGAACAATTAAGCATTCGGTATCAAGCAATTCATCATCAGTTTGTCGCCAGTGCCATTGCGGTACAACAAATTCATGCACTCGATCCCGATGCAAAGATTGGGATGATGTTGGCTCGCATGCAAACCTATCCATTAACCCCTAATCCAGCAGATGTTCAGGCAGCGCAATTAGCCGATCAATTGAATCTATTTTTCGCCGATGTTCAGGTTCGTGGTGAATATCCAGAGTATATGAATCGTTATTTTGCGGCGCATGACATTGTGTTAGATTTTGCGCCGGAAGATGAGGCCACTTTAGCAGCGGGTAAAGTCGATTATATGAGCTTTAGCTATTACACTTCTAGTACGACTAGCGTGGATACCCATGATGTGACCGATGCAAATATGGCCATGGCGGGTGTGAATCCCTATCTGAAAGCGTCCGACTGGGGTTGGCAGATGGACCCAGTTGGCTTGCGGATTACTTTAAATGAATTATGGGATCGTTATCGCAAACCGTTATTCATTGTTGAAAATGGTCTTGGGGCCGTTGATGAATTGACCAGTGATGGTCAAATTCATGATGATTATCGTATCGACTATTTGCAACAACACATTGAACAAATGAAGGAAGCCATTATCGATGGTGTTGATCTGATGGGTTACACCATGTGGTCACCAATTGATCTGATTAGTTTTAGTACTTCAGAAATGAGCAAGCGCTATGGGGTCATTTACGTTGATCAAGATGATGATGGTCAGGGTACCCTTGATCGCATCAAGAAGGACTCCTTCTTCTGGTATCAAGATGTCATTAAAACAAATGGCGAAAATTTGTAA
- a CDS encoding PRD domain-containing protein, translating to MLVKKIFNNNVLLAEEASQELIVIGRGVGFQQKIGGQIDVSKIEKSYYPQDDQWIKLFNELTDSISSEYIEIASHIITMAEEHLATTFDDYLLIGLADHIQYAVTRWQSKLPIKNELLWETQHFYPEEYHIGELAVDYIATRLNIKLPVDEVGFIALKFVEKRNGPQENERATQMIQLIEGILTIIRYELLPNIDESELNYQRLIVHLRFFVDRLLGNHVEDEVENSFDRVMAEHMAQRYVAAFTCAQHVITYVAKQTRRQVNDNEKVYLTMHLQRILDH from the coding sequence GTGCTGGTTAAAAAGATTTTTAATAATAATGTTTTACTAGCTGAGGAAGCCTCGCAAGAGCTGATTGTGATTGGTCGAGGGGTTGGCTTTCAACAGAAAATAGGTGGACAGATTGATGTGAGCAAAATCGAAAAATCGTATTATCCGCAAGATGACCAGTGGATAAAACTATTCAATGAATTGACAGATTCTATCTCATCGGAATATATCGAAATTGCGTCACATATTATTACAATGGCTGAAGAACATTTAGCGACAACTTTTGATGATTATTTACTCATTGGATTAGCCGATCATATTCAATATGCGGTGACACGTTGGCAAAGTAAGTTGCCGATTAAAAATGAGTTATTATGGGAAACGCAACATTTTTATCCAGAAGAGTATCATATCGGCGAGTTGGCGGTTGACTATATTGCAACACGGCTAAATATTAAATTACCAGTAGATGAAGTTGGGTTTATCGCTTTAAAATTTGTTGAAAAGCGCAATGGTCCGCAAGAAAATGAACGGGCCACGCAAATGATCCAACTCATCGAAGGTATCTTGACCATTATTCGTTATGAATTATTACCCAATATTGATGAATCAGAATTGAATTATCAACGATTAATCGTCCATTTACGTTTCTTTGTCGATCGTTTGCTAGGAAATCACGTGGAAGACGAAGTTGAAAATTCGTTTGATCGCGTGATGGCCGAGCATATGGCGCAACGCTATGTAGCCGCATTTACTTGTGCTCAACATGTGATTACTTATGTTGCCAAGCAAACGCGGCGACAGGTCAATGACAATGAAAAAGTTTATTTAACAATGCACTTGCAACGGATTTTGGATCACTAA
- a CDS encoding beta-glucoside-specific PTS transporter subunit IIABC, which translates to MDYEGLAKDILKEVGGKENINTAWHCATRLRFKLKDEDKANTEKINDMPGVVTVVKSAGQYQVVIGNSVAKVFEPLAKAAGLDDADQQTTTDTTEKTKESLVNRFISFISGVFTPFLGAMAGTGVLKGLLALAVAAGWMQTTSGTYQIWYAAGDAFFYFLPIFLAFTAAARLKVNQYVAAALAGSLLYPSLVTLLAGSKPVDFLGITVVGTTYSSSVIPILLAVWLLSYVEPVLDKMFHESIRNILTPMFSLVIMVPLTLLVVGPLGTGLGSILSSAVESVYNVAPYVAGAVLGGFWEVFVIFGIHWTFVPIMTNNIGQLGHDYMLPMLAVAVLAQAGAALGVFLKTKDQKMKSLAGSAAVTSILGITEPAIYGVTLKLKKPFIFASIAGAIGGAIAGIGGAQATAFTLPSILALPTYLGKGFVSVVVGISISFVLATVLTYFFGVPKSVDVAESEKLTDFHEEQVMAPVAGTIIPLSAVKDEVFASGAMGSGIAIVPDSNDLVSPVDGTVVAVYPSKHAVGLISDSGAEILLHVGIDTVQLNGEHFEQFVQQGQKVKVGDKLLTFDRQAIAAAGYDTTVMVIVTNTANYQVEETQETAASNQWVLALKPQVQPQA; encoded by the coding sequence ATGGATTACGAAGGACTTGCTAAGGATATTTTAAAAGAAGTTGGCGGCAAAGAGAATATTAATACCGCCTGGCATTGTGCCACCCGGTTACGTTTTAAGCTAAAGGATGAGGACAAAGCGAATACAGAAAAAATTAACGACATGCCTGGTGTTGTGACAGTTGTTAAATCAGCTGGCCAATATCAAGTGGTCATTGGTAATTCAGTTGCCAAAGTGTTTGAGCCATTGGCCAAAGCGGCTGGCTTAGATGATGCTGATCAGCAAACAACGACTGACACAACCGAAAAAACCAAAGAAAGTCTTGTAAATCGGTTCATTAGCTTCATCTCAGGTGTATTTACGCCATTCTTGGGAGCGATGGCTGGTACGGGTGTGTTAAAAGGATTACTTGCATTGGCAGTTGCGGCTGGTTGGATGCAAACAACAAGTGGTACCTATCAAATCTGGTATGCCGCTGGGGATGCCTTCTTCTACTTCCTACCAATTTTCCTAGCATTTACAGCTGCCGCCCGGCTGAAAGTCAATCAATACGTGGCAGCGGCGTTGGCTGGGTCATTGCTTTATCCTAGCTTGGTAACGCTTTTGGCTGGATCAAAGCCCGTTGATTTTTTGGGCATCACCGTGGTGGGTACCACGTATAGTTCAAGTGTGATTCCGATTTTATTGGCCGTATGGCTATTATCATATGTGGAACCAGTGCTAGATAAAATGTTCCATGAATCAATTCGTAACATTCTTACACCAATGTTTAGTTTGGTTATCATGGTACCGTTGACCTTACTCGTTGTTGGACCACTAGGAACAGGTCTTGGTTCAATTTTGTCATCAGCAGTTGAAAGTGTCTACAATGTTGCTCCATATGTAGCTGGTGCTGTGCTAGGCGGATTCTGGGAAGTCTTTGTTATTTTTGGAATTCACTGGACTTTCGTGCCAATTATGACGAACAATATTGGTCAACTTGGTCATGATTATATGCTACCAATGTTGGCTGTTGCCGTCTTGGCACAGGCCGGAGCCGCTCTAGGTGTCTTCTTAAAGACTAAGGATCAGAAGATGAAGTCGTTAGCTGGATCAGCGGCTGTGACTAGTATCTTAGGAATCACTGAACCCGCAATTTATGGGGTTACATTGAAGTTGAAGAAGCCTTTCATTTTTGCCTCAATTGCCGGTGCGATTGGTGGTGCGATTGCTGGTATCGGTGGTGCACAAGCGACAGCATTCACTTTGCCTAGTATTTTAGCTTTACCAACTTATCTAGGTAAAGGATTCGTCAGTGTAGTCGTTGGTATTAGTATCAGTTTTGTTTTGGCTACTGTCTTGACTTATTTCTTTGGTGTTCCAAAGAGTGTTGATGTAGCAGAATCAGAAAAATTGACTGACTTCCATGAAGAACAAGTTATGGCGCCAGTCGCTGGCACAATTATTCCATTATCAGCTGTTAAAGATGAGGTCTTTGCAAGTGGTGCGATGGGTTCAGGAATTGCGATCGTGCCAGATTCAAATGATCTAGTGTCACCAGTTGACGGTACCGTCGTAGCGGTTTATCCAAGTAAGCATGCCGTGGGCTTGATTTCTGATAGCGGTGCTGAAATTTTGCTCCATGTTGGTATTGATACCGTACAGTTAAATGGTGAACATTTCGAGCAGTTTGTCCAACAGGGCCAGAAGGTCAAAGTTGGGGATAAGTTGTTGACATTTGATCGGCAAGCGATTGCTGCAGCCGGCTATGACACCACGGTGATGGTCATTGTCACAAATACGGCTAATTATCAGGTTGAGGAAACACAAGAAACCGCAGCTAGCAATCAATGGGTGCTTGCATTAAAGCCCCAAGTACAACCACAAGCTTAA
- the prmA gene encoding 50S ribosomal protein L11 methyltransferase codes for MAWQEIIVDTQTEAVEAVSNILMEAGAEGIQIEDAADVQNFEPNDATVMVDWDTVAHLETGAKVAGYFIEDVNLPEVIHDVQMRVHGLAAFGLDAAPGLVHTTKVDEENWATVWQKYYHPVRVTRYLTVVPKWETYTPADEREQQIVLDPGMAFGTGTHPTTRLMLEAEEVHLRGGEQVLDVGTGSGVLSIAAKLLGAKAVVATDIDEVAVRSAQLNLDLNPAATDIEVLASDLLNDVRVQQFDVIIANMLAEVLVPLVPQMSAFVHPGTKILLSGIYFDKAETIKQLLIENGYQVIEMSQLGDWFGIVAEVPVEDAD; via the coding sequence ATGGCTTGGCAAGAAATTATTGTCGACACCCAAACGGAAGCTGTTGAAGCCGTTAGTAATATTTTGATGGAAGCTGGGGCTGAAGGAATTCAAATTGAGGACGCGGCCGATGTCCAAAATTTTGAACCAAATGATGCGACAGTCATGGTTGACTGGGATACGGTCGCCCACTTGGAAACCGGTGCTAAGGTGGCGGGTTATTTTATTGAAGATGTCAATTTGCCAGAAGTCATCCATGACGTACAGATGCGAGTACATGGCTTGGCAGCCTTTGGATTGGACGCGGCCCCTGGTTTGGTGCATACGACCAAGGTCGATGAGGAAAATTGGGCGACGGTGTGGCAAAAATACTATCATCCTGTCCGGGTGACGCGTTATTTGACGGTCGTGCCAAAGTGGGAAACCTACACGCCGGCTGATGAGCGGGAGCAACAAATCGTCTTGGATCCGGGCATGGCTTTTGGTACTGGTACGCACCCAACAACTCGGTTGATGCTTGAGGCAGAAGAAGTCCATCTCCGCGGTGGTGAACAGGTCTTAGATGTGGGGACGGGTTCAGGGGTGCTATCCATTGCAGCAAAACTATTGGGTGCCAAAGCGGTCGTAGCGACCGATATTGATGAAGTTGCGGTCCGTTCTGCACAGTTGAATTTGGATTTGAATCCAGCGGCGACCGATATTGAAGTATTGGCTTCGGACCTATTAAATGATGTGCGAGTGCAACAATTCGATGTCATTATCGCAAATATGTTAGCTGAAGTGTTAGTGCCACTGGTGCCACAAATGAGTGCGTTTGTGCACCCGGGTACGAAGATCTTGTTGTCTGGGATTTACTTTGATAAGGCTGAAACTATTAAGCAATTATTAATAGAAAATGGTTACCAAGTCATTGAGATGAGCCAGTTAGGTGATTGGTTTGGCATTGTGGCTGAAGTACCAGTTGAGGACGCTGATTAA
- a CDS encoding RsmE family RNA methyltransferase, producing MQRYFLNENPTQQFQLPADVAHHFVTVLRANIDDQAEFVLPDQKTVVLAKLVAFKDEGALMEIITEKTVDVELPVTVTLVLGLAKGDKPELVVQRGTELGASQFIFVETDWSVVHWGNKVDRKLARLRKIAQGAAEQSHRLVIPTVTYVAHLQDINLADDTVKVVAWEESAKQGETAQFVQAVKQAVGVGQMAIMFGPEGGLKETELASLTARGFVPVGLGPRILRAETAPLYALSALSYATELERNGG from the coding sequence ATGCAACGATATTTTTTAAATGAAAATCCGACACAGCAGTTTCAATTACCTGCGGATGTCGCCCATCATTTTGTGACAGTGCTCCGCGCAAACATCGATGATCAAGCCGAATTTGTGTTACCTGATCAAAAAACAGTGGTGCTTGCCAAATTAGTGGCTTTTAAAGATGAAGGTGCATTGATGGAAATCATCACTGAAAAGACGGTTGATGTCGAGTTACCAGTTACAGTGACACTGGTGCTAGGATTGGCAAAGGGTGATAAACCTGAGTTGGTTGTGCAAAGAGGTACCGAACTAGGCGCCAGCCAATTTATCTTTGTTGAAACGGACTGGTCAGTGGTACACTGGGGCAATAAAGTGGATCGCAAGTTGGCCCGCCTTCGTAAAATTGCCCAAGGGGCTGCCGAGCAGAGTCATCGGTTAGTCATTCCAACGGTGACCTATGTTGCTCATTTGCAGGATATCAACCTAGCTGATGACACAGTCAAAGTGGTGGCGTGGGAAGAGAGTGCGAAACAGGGTGAAACGGCCCAATTTGTGCAGGCAGTTAAACAAGCAGTTGGCGTTGGTCAGATGGCCATCATGTTTGGACCAGAGGGTGGCTTAAAGGAAACCGAATTGGCGTCCTTGACTGCTCGTGGTTTTGTGCCAGTTGGCTTAGGACCACGGATATTGCGAGCTGAGACAGCACCTTTGTATGCACTGAGCGCATTAAGTTACGCGACTGAATTAGAACGAAATGGAGGATAA